Part of the Pedobacter roseus genome is shown below.
TTTGGTTGGCTGGCTTTTGGAGGTAACTTAAACAAAACCGGAAATACCGTCACTGTTAAGTTAACCACGGCAGCAAAATCATCAGTTTACATTGCTCCGGCCGGACTCTGGATTACCCTCGATGCAGGAACGATTGATGAGGTTGTTTACAATACTTCAACCGGCCAAATCCGTTTAAAATTGAATAAAGCTAACGAGTATACACCCAATGCAGTGTTAAGATTATCGCAGCCTGCAAAAGTTAATGGGGTAGGTAATTATTCCGTAAAAGGCAATAGGATTAAGGGTAGGGGAGCCTACCAGTTTTCATTATCAAAATCAAATACAACCGAAATCATTATTCAAAAATAATATCAATTCAACTACTGTCGGGGCCTCGTATAATGAAATTTACGAGGCCTTTTTATTATCATTATCATCAGATAACCAAATAGATGTAGGCTTTATTAATGATATAAGTTTATGTTGTTAGTGTGTATTAATTGATTATCAGTTAATTGATTTCAAATTTTTTATTTAATCAAAGCTTTTATGAAGCATAAGTGATTCATTTTCTATATGTATTGATACTTTATATTAAATTGTTCAATTTTTTGCTTATTAACTAACTATGTTTTAATAAAGTAATATAATCCATTTAAATTATAAGCCATTCTCCTTACAAACGACGATTAACGAGATGACGCTGTATCAAAATATAGGATTGTCATTCTAATAGATGAATACTAGTTGCTTTTTTCAGTAACGGGCTTCGAGGAATCGTCATTGCGAGAAGGCTTTTTCAGCCGACTGCCTGTCCCGTTTTTACGGGAAAGCAATCTTTCCAGCGAGGATCGCCAGCAGGAAAGATTGCTTCGTCGTTCCTCCTCGCAATGACGATCTTTCTTATGAAATTTGTCATTAATAGAATAGCTTGTGAAGGGCAACATTAAATACCCTTGACAGTGCATTTCAACAAGCTCAACGTGACAATTTAGATCAAATTAACTTTTGTGTGCGCGCTTTCTGCGCTTACTTGGCTAAAGGTTAAAACAAGTTTTACAAACTTTCCTTAATCACCCTTACCCCATAAATAGGGCCGGCACTGTTTTTAGTTTTTGGAAATAACTTTACCGTCACTTTGTTTTTGCCTTTGGTTAATTCTACAGGGATTTTATAACTGATGTCGTAAAAACGACTTTCCTTATACTTATTCAGATCCTCTGTTGCAATGTTTACACCATCAACCAGGATATCGAAATTACGGCCCCGGTTGTCCATTCCCCAGTAAGAGGCAATGATCGTATTCTGTAAAGTTGGATCTACCTTAACATCAAATTGTAAGAAACCGTTTTCGCCTGCAACACGCCACTTACTCCCATGGTCTTCGCCCATATATTCTTTGGCTGCACTAAAGTTATGATCCCGTTCGGGCTGCATTTCGCCAAATCTGAATACATCAGTTGTTTTATCTTCCAGTTCTTTTTGTTTACGCTTTTGCTCATCATAAATTTTTTGCTGTACCGTCCATTTTTCTGGCGTAAACACATCCCAGTAAACACTATAGTATTGGTTTTTGGTTTGGTAAAAGGGAATAAGCTTAACATCTTGTGGTTGGGCAATATTTTTAGTTTCAAACTCAAGGTCCTGTTTATTTACTACGTTCAACCAATCTTTAGGATCGTTGTTGGCGCTCACAAATACTGGTACACCCTTAACAGGATCAGGTTCTGTATTTCCTAAAGCGCCTGCTAAAAGTACTGGTCCATAAAAAATAGCCCTCCGATCGGCATTATCAGGCATTGCCTCTGTGTAGAGTTTTTCTGGTGTGATGTAAGTTATCTTGTCGTTATTTTTCCAGTTTCGGGTAATCACGTAATAACCAGTTTCATCAGGCGTAATTTTTTGCAATGCCCCATTCACTGCAATGGTGGTTCCGGTAGACCATTTTGGTTTTCTTATCCGGATAGAAAAATTTGAAGCTTTGGTTAAACTAAGTGTTAAACTGGTTTGACCACCCTGCGGTAAGGCAGTTTGCTGTGTAATTTTTAGTCCTTTTTCTTTCCAGTCTAAAACCGATGGAATAAATAAATTCACATATAAACTGCCATCGTTTCCCCTTGAATAAATGCTTTCATTGTATTTGACATGATTTTCCATTCCGGTACCCACACAGCAGGTAAAAGTATTAAACTTATCGCTGTATTCTTTCTTGCCGCCCATGCGGAGTGGTACAAAGTAACAGGTCATGCCATCATCGTGATTTTGCGAAGCTAAAATATGATTGTAAAGTGCTTTTTCATAATAATCAAATAGCTCGGCAGATGGGTTTTCTGCAAAAAGATGACCAGTTAACTTCAGCATATTGTAAGTATTACAGGTCTCGGTTGTGTTTTCAGTAAGCTTGTCGTTCAGTTTATCAGGCTCACTTAAGTATTCGTAATTGCTGTTTCCTCCGGTTACATAAGAATGGTGGTAAACAATCGTTTTCCAAAAGAAATCGGCAATTGTTTTATCCCTTTCATCGCCGGTAATTTCATGTCGCCTGGCGCTGGCAATAATTTTCGGGATTTGTGTATTGGAATGTTTTCCCGGAAGGATATCGGTTTGTTTGGCTAAAGGATCTAGAATGCGTTTATCATAAAACTTGTAGGATAAATCGAGGTATTTTTTGTCTCCGGTAATGGAATAAAGATTTACAAGTGCCTCAGCCATGCCTCCGTATTCACAGAAAAGCATTTTTTGTAACAATTCCTCATTTAGGCCTCCAATGGTTGTTCCTGTCCAGTCGGCCAGCGCTTCACAGGCGGTTAATGCTTTTCTGTTATTGGTATAAAGGTAGGCATCGAGCAAACCAGCCATAATTTTATGCACCGTATACCATGGTGCCCAGCCACCATTTAAATCGAAACCCCCGGTTTTAACATTGCCTTTTACCAGTTCGCCCCATATTTTGTCTTCGTTGCCAAAAGCACCCAAATAACCGCTTTTTCTGGCCTGTTGGCAATCGGTGAGCTCATCTACAATATAATTTGCCTTTTGCAGAAAAACAGGATTTTTGCCAGAGGCATATTGCATGGATATTGCCGAAAGGTAATGCCCTAACGAATGTCCTGCCAAACCATCGCCTTCCCATCCTCCATAAATCTTGGCCTTTGGCGTTAGTCCCGCATTTTTTCTAAAACCCGAGAGTAAGCGGTCAGGATCGATAAGCAATAAATAAGCTTCATCGGCTTTCATTGCAGTTTTAAAAGTACTTTCCAATAAACTTACCTGCGAGAGGTCGAAAGCATAAGCCTTAATCGGTGTTGTATTTTTAACTTTTATGCGCTTATCGTTAAAATGAGGGACATAATTTTGCGCATTTGCATTTAACGCAAAAAACAATGCACAGCCAAGCAAGCTTTTACCAATGTTTGGGTTCATGATATTAGGGTGGTTTAGGGATCTGTTAACGCAATAAAATTATGAAATTGTGCATAGCATAAAAGCCCTTTATTTTGCCACTATTGTGCATATTTTACCCTTATTTTTCGATAAACAGAAATTTATTGTGACTTTTATGCCCTAATCATAGCTTATAATTTGCAGATACAACCCATATTTTAGCCATTCGGTTTAATGGTTATTGAATAAAGATCACTTTTGGGATATTTGCCTAACACATGAAAAATATGTTTGAAAAGAAAGTTTATCTGCAACGCAGAGCAGCATTAAAATCAAAACTAAATTCGGGGATATTACTCTTTTTGGGTAATGAAGAAAGCCCGATGAACTATAAAGACAATACCTACCATTTTAGGCAGGACAGTACCTTCCTGTATTATTTTGGGATCAGCGAACCTTCATTAGCCGCAATTATCAACCTGGATGAAGATGAAACCATCCTGTTCGGAAATGAAATGGGCATTGACGACATCGTGTGGATGGGACGCCAAAAAACTTTAGCTGAAAAAAGTGAAGATTCTGGCTTAACAAAAGTATTGCCATTAGATCAACTCGATAGCTACCTCAACCAATATCAGGCAAAAAAACAGGCTGTTCATTTCCTGCCGCCTTACCGTCCTGAGAATAAAATTAAACTAGCCGCCTGGTTCAATATCCCTATCGGTGAACTTAAGGAGCGTGCCTCTCTTCCTTTCATAAGAGCCGTTGTTGCACAACGTTCAGTTAAATCAGCTGAAGAAATAGTAGAGCTAGATCGTGCAGCATCTATATCAGCAGACATTCACCTCATGGTAATGCAACAGGCAAAACCTGGCATGTATGAGCGTGATCTTGCCGCTAAAATTCAGGGTGCCGCTTTGGCTTCCGGTGGCGATTTAGCTTATCCGGTAATTTTGACTGTTCGCGGTGAAATTTTGCATAACCATTACCATGGCAACCAGCTTCAGGAAGGACAATTGGTTTTAAACGACTCTGGTGTAGAAACCGCTTTAGGTTATGCCGGCGATCTTACCCGTACGTTTCCGGTAGGTAAGAAATTCAGCCCGGAGCAAAAAGATGTTTACGATATCGTGCTCAATGCTTATACCCATGCCAAAAACCTATTGGCACCTGGTGTAAGGTATTTGGATGTACATTTGGCTTCCTGTAAAATGCTTGCTCAGGGCTTAAAAGATATCGGCTTGATGAAAGGCAATATAGATGATGCGGTACAGGCGGGTGCACATGCCATGTTCTTTCAATGCGGTACAGGGCACATGATGGGCCTAGATGTACACGATATGGAAGATTTAGGCGAGCAATACGTAGGTTATACCGATGATCTTGTTAAAAATACCACACAGTTTGGTTTAAAATCATTAAGGTTGGGCAAAGCACTCGAAGCGGGTTATGTACTCACTGTTGAGCCTGGCGTTTACATTATCCCAGAACTGATTGACCGTTGGAAGGCGGCTAATCAATTTACCGAATTTATTAACTACGATAAACTGGAGCAGTTCAGGAATTTTAGCGGCATCAGGGTAGAAGACGATTTTCTGGTTACTGAAAATGGAAGCAGAATGTTAGGTAAACACCTCGCATTAACCACAGAAGAAATCGAATCGATCAGAAGCAATGCCTATTAAAAAGATGCAATTAAGTGTTTTGATATTCGTACGGTCAGGTAGTAACACCTAACAAATTTAACTAACGGTATCCTTTTTCAAGGATACCGTTTTTTGTAATCGAATGTTTTCGTTTTATGTGTTAAGCAACATATAAAACTCAGGTGAGCTAAGGTGTCTAAGGTGGTCAAATTTAAACAGTACACGTTTATTTTTATTGACCACCTTAGTCACCTGAGAACATCTAAGCTGACCGATACTTTTCATAATCGAGTCTCTTATATTTGATGTGATTTGAGGTTTCCATCCGATTGTTTTCTCCTCATTTCTACCAGCCATCCCAAATGGTCTATTTTCGGTCGGTATTGGTTAAAATCCAACAACATTAGCTTGTGCTTATCCCCTAAATTTGAAAAACATTTAATGGGTTCATTAAAGGTAAAAAACCAAATTAAAGGTGTTTTAATTAATTAAACCTTAAATTTAATTAAAAAGCATATCAATCATAATATTAAAATTATAAGAATAAATGAGTATTAAATGGACTGGGGTTTTCCCTGCTGTAACAACTAAATTTACAGCGAATGATGAATTGGATTTTCCGGCTTTCGATTTAAATATCGAAGCGCAGTTAGAAGCAGGTGCAGAAGGTATTATCCTGGGTGGATCGCTTGGTGAAGCCAGCGTGCTTACCGATGATGAAAAATTTGGACTGCTATCGCATACTTTAAGCCTCGTAAACGGCCGTGTACCGGTTTTGTTAAATATTGCTGAGTCTACCACAAAAAAAGCGATTGAAGTAGCTAAAAAAGCCGAATCTCTTGGTGCAAACGGATTGATGTTATTACCACCAATGCGTTATAATGCAGCGGCAGATGAAACCCTTGCATATTTTGGTGCGATTGCAGAAAGTACAAAACTGCCGATCATGATCTACAATAATCCTGTTGATTATAAAATCGAGGTAACATTGGATATGTTCGAGGTTTTGACTAAATATGATAACATCCAGGCGATAAAAGAATCAACAAGGGACGTTTCAAATGTAACGCGTTTGATCAACCGCTTTGGCGATCGCTTTGCTATTTTCACCGGAGTAGATCCATTGGCAATGGAAAGTATTGTAATGGGCGCACACGGATGGGTTGCAGGTTTGGTTGATGCCTTTCCAAGAGAAACCGTAGCCATTTTCAGGTTAATTAAACAAAACCGCATTGCAGAAGCATTAACCATTTACCGTTGGTTTTTGCCCGTATTGGAACTGGATATTCACGCTAAATTGGTACAATACATTAAACTGGCAGAAGTAGCCACTGGATTGGGGACCGAAGCGGTGCGTGCACCACGTTTACCTATAAGTGGCGCAGAAAGAGAAAAAGTATTGAAAATTATAAACGATGCATTAGCTGTTCGTCCAGAGTTACCTGCTGGTAGTTGGGGCAAATAGTTTAAAAACCAAATATGAACGGGAAAAATATTGTAGCTAGTACCTATGTAGAAGTTAATGAAAAAAGCCTTCAGGCTGTTAATCCCGCCACGGGATTAACACTTGAAGGTGATTTTTTTAAAGCGAGCGAGCGCCTGGTTGATGAAGCTTTAACAGCTGCAACAACAGCTTTTTACACTTATAGAAATTTAAATAAGGATATTAAGGCCGCTTTTTTAAATGCCATTGCCGACGAAATTGGCAATCTTGGCGAAGAACTGGTTAACAGGGCATCTGCAGAAAGCGGTTTGCCATTAGCACGGTTACAGGGCGAGTTGGGAAGAACTACTGGGCAGTTAAGGTTATTTGCCAATGTGGTTGCCGAAGGTTCCTGGGTGGATGCGATCATTGATACCGCACTGCCTGAAAGACAACCTTTACCACGTGCTGATATTAGAAGAATGCTGATCCCAATAGGGCCTGTTGTGGTTTTTGGTGCAAGTAATTTTCCACTTGCCTTTTCAGTAGCAGGTGGCGATACGGCTTCGGCACTGGCTTCGGGTTGTCCTGTTGTGGTAAAAGCACATCCTGCACACTATGGCACCAGTGCTTTAGTTGGTGGAGCCATTATCAGAGCGGCAGAAAAAACAGGTATGCCTAAAGGCGTTTTTTCTTTGTTGTACGATGATGGTTATAACATTGGTGCTGCTTTGGTTCAACATCCGTTAACTAAAGCGGTAACTTTTACAGGTTCGTTTAAAGGTGGAATGGCTTTGGTTAATTTAGCGCAACAGCGCGAGCAGCCTATTCCGGTTTTTGCCGAAATGGGCAGTATCAATCCCGTAATTTTCCTTCCGCAGGCCATAGAAAAGCAGGCAGAAGAACTGGCCAAAAAATATGCAGGTTCTATTACTCTGGGGCAGGACAGTTTTGTACCAACCCGGGCTTATTGCTGGCTGTTCAGTCTCCGGGACTCGATAAATTTAAAACGGTTTTAAAAGAAGCTATCGCAGCTGTTCCATCAGCAACCATGCTTACCGAAGGTATTGCGGGTAATTATGGTAAACTTTCTTCAGCAATTACAAATGAAGTAGGAGTTGAAGTAATTGCAGTATCTGATTTGAATAATAATGAATTAAAGAATCAATCTAAAGCCAAAATAGCGCAGGTAAGTGCGGCAGATTTCATCAGGAACCCAAAACTTCGCGAAGAAATTTTTGGCCCCTATTCATTGTTGGTTGTGGCTGATGATGTTGCTGAACTTGAAAAAGCGATCGATGTATTAGAAGGACAATTGACTGTAACCTTAATGGCCGAAAAGCAAGAACTTCAGCATTATCAGGAACTGGTAAACAAATTAACGGATAAAACCGGAAGGATAATCTTAAACGGTGTACCTACCGGAGTGGAGGTTTGTGCAGCCATGCAACATGGCGGGCCTTTCCCGGCAACTAACGATAGCCGTTTTACATCTGTAGGTTCTACCGCGATTAATCGTTTTGCCAGACCACTGGCTTACCAGGATTGGGAACAGGATTTATTGCCGGATGAATTGAAAGATGAGAACCCATTGGGTATTTTCAGAACGATAAACCAGAAATTAACGAAATCTCATGAGTAAAACTTTTTTTTGTGTAGATGCGCATACTTGCGGAAATCCGGTTAGATTGGTAGCAGGTGGTGGTCCTCAGCTTATCGGCTCAAATATGAGCGAAAAGCGGCAACATTTTTTAAAAGAATTTGATTGGATCAGAACAGGTTTAATGTTCGAACCACGCGGACACGATATGATGTCGGGCAGTATCCTCTATCCACCTCACGATCCGGCCAATGATGTTGCTGTTCTTTTTATCGAAACCAGCGGTTGCCTGCCAATGTGCGGTCACGGTACTATCGGTACCATTACCATTGCCATAGAAGAAGGACTAATCAAACCAAAAATACCAGGTGTGATCAGAATGGAAGCCCCTGCCGGATTGGTACTCATTGAATATAAACAGGAAGGTAGAAAAGTAAAGTCGGTTAAACTTAAAAATGTTGCTTCCTACCTTGCTGCCGAAAACCTCGAGATTGAATGCCCTGATTTGGGGACCCTTACTTTCGATGTGGCTTATGGCGGTAATTTTTATGCAATTGTTGATCCTCAGGATAATTTTCCGGGACTGGAAAATTATACCGCTTCACAGTTGATTACCTGGAGCCAAACGATCAGAAAACGCATTAACGAAAAATATACGTTCGTACATCCTTTAGATCCGACTATAAATGGCTGTAGCCATGTTTTGTGGACAGGAAAAACCATCGACCCTACATCAACCGCCCGAAATGCTGTTTTTTATGGCGATAAAGCCATCGATCGCTCTCCATGCGGAACAGGTACCTCAGCACGACTGGCGCAGTGGTTTGCCAAAGGAAAATTAAAACAGGGGGAAGATTTTATCCACGAAAGTTTCATTGGCAGTAAGTTTATCGGAAAGGTAGAGGAAGTGGTAGACTTGAACGGCATTAAAGCGATTATACCAAGTGTAGAGGGCTGGGCAAAAGTTTATGGGTACAATACCATTAAAATTGATGCCGAAGATGATCCTTATGCACATGGTTTTCAGGTGATTTAGTAAATTTAAAAGAATAGCAGCATTATAAATTAAAAGAATGTCGAAAGTATTAATTATTGGTGGCGGAATTGTGGGTTTAACCTCTGCGTATTACCTGCAGAAAAAAGGTTATGAGGTTACCATTCTGGATAAGGGAGATATTACCGACAACTGTTCTTTCGGTAATGCAGGGATGATTGTGCCAAGCCATTTTGTGCCTTTGGCGGCTCCGGGCATGTTAAAACAAGGCATTCGCTGGATGTTCGACAGTAAAAGTCCGTTTTATGTTCGTCCATCTCTAAATGGCAACCTCATTAACTGGGGCTTAAAATTTATGAAATATGCCACCGCGAAACATGTAAGTCAATCAGCAGAACCTTTGCGCGATTTATCATTGCTGAGCAAAAAACTATATGAAGACCTGGCTAAAGAACCCGATTTCGATTTCGAACTGACCCATAATGGTATTCTTGCTTATTATAAAACAGAAAAGGCAGGAGAAGAGGAAGCGCATTTGGCAGCCAGGGCAATTGAACTGGGCCTGGATATGGCCGTACTAAGTGCTGCAGAATGCAGTGTTTTACAGCCAGATTTAAAATTAGATGTTTTGGGGGCGGTGCACTATCGTTGTGATGCGCATCTTTACCCTGCAAAACTGATGAACGCCTTGCTAAAATACTTAACCGCTAATGGGGTTAAAATTGAGCGTGGCAAAGAGGTTGATAAGATTGAAACTGCAGGCAACCGCATTATGAAGGTTTTTACCGGTAATGAGGCCTGGGATGCAGATCAGTATGTGATTGCTACAGGATCATGGTCGCCGGCAGTAGCAAAAATGGCCGACATTAAAATATCTTTAATGCCAGGTAAAGGTTATTCTTTTATGGAGCCAGAACCTCAAAACCGTTTAACGATTCCGGCATTATTGTGTGAGGCAAGGGTTGCCATTACGCCAATGAACGGACAGATCAGGTATGGTGGTACGATGGAACTGGATAAAATTAATACCAGGATAAATATGCAGCGGGTTAAAGGAATTGTAGAGTCGGTGCCGGCTTATTTTCCGGATTTGAAGCCTGCAATACCTGCCGAAAAGGATATCTGGTACGGTTTCCGCCCATCTTCTCCGGATGGTTTGCCCTACATTGGCAGAAGCAACAAAAGAGAAAATTTAGTAATAGCAACAGGTCATGGCATGATGGGTTTAAGTTTAGGCCCTGCAACGGGATTGCTTGTGAGTCAGCTAATTGACGGAGCAGCTACCGAGTTGGAGTTGAAACCTTTTGTTGTGGCGCGATAAAAAAGAAGTCAAGTTTGTACTTTTCTTGTATACAACATTAGTTTAAACTTGATTTCTTTGGCAAACCTTTCATCAAATATTATCAGGTTATAGCAGGATTTTAACCTTATTTATGATTTATTGGTTTTTTTGAGTTAATATCTATATATTCAATTCGTAATCAACAAACCAAATCAACCGACCAAAAGATGAAAGTACTACCATTTACCATGCTTGTGCCCGACGACAAGAGCGTAATATCGGAGCATATAGAACTGCCATATTTTTATCAATATCTGCACCGACACGATGAATGGCAGATTACCTATATAGAAAAGGGTGAAGGGACATTAATTGCAGGTAATGATATGCATGCCTTCCGTTCGGGTGATATTTTTGTAATTGGTGCAAAATTACCACACTTATTTAAAAGCAATCCTGAATATTTTGCTCCGAATAATCATAAAACCATCAAGGCTTGTTCGGTTTATTTCAATCCCTATGGTATTCTCGCTTCGCTGTTTAATCTTCCCGAAATGAAAATGGCGAGTGCTTTTTTGGCCAAAAACAAACATGGGTTTAAAATTCCTGTCGGTTTTACCAAAGATATTGTTGCCAAATTGTTCGATGTTCATCAGGCATCAGGGGTAGATGTACTGTTTAATTTTCTGAAACTGGTGAATGGCCTTCAGGATTTAAATGAGAATGTAGAGTCGCTTTGCTCCGATATGTATTCTTCAAACGTTAGTGAAAACGAAGGGATGCGCCTGAGCAAGATCATTAACTTCATTACCGAAAACTATAATAATCAAATTTCTTTAGAAGATGTAGCCAATGCTGCTTTTATGACGCCGCAGGCTTTCTGCAGGTACTTTAAAAAACACACAGGACATACTTTTGTGTCGTTTTTAAATGAGGTAAGGATTAACGATGCCTGTAAAAGTCTTATCTCCGGCGAAAAAGCGGATTGTATTTCGGGTGTAGCCTATAAAGCGGGTTTTAATAGTATCACCAATTTTAACAGGGTGTTTAAAAGCATCATCGGACAATCGCCAAGGGCTTATATTGATACTTACAATAGTGTAAGCAGGGTAAATTACGTAGGCGCTTAAGCCAAAAAACCATTTTTATTTCTCATTACAGCTAACCATTTTTTCAGATGGAAGGAATGTTATTAGCCAATTTTAATCGATTTATATGCAACGCGAGTACCATTTTTCTGCTTTTTTATTGATTTTAATCCTGTTTTCAAGTGTTGTAGCTTCTGCCCAATCCACAAATGCTAGTATTTATGAGCAAACAAGCGAAATGGGGACTTTAATAGTTGGTTATCAAAAGGATGTGGATGCCATTAATGATTTTTATTACCCTTATGCTGCAGGAGGTTATTATTCTTATCCGATGACCACCTTTAAAAGTCCGGAGCAAAGAAAAAGGTTACAGGATATCAATAACGATTATTTGCAAAAATTAAAATCAGCCCCTTTCGAAACTTTTAGCATTTATGGCAAAGTAGATTATATCCTGCTAAAAAAGGAGATAGAATCGTCGGTATGGTTGCTGAATAAAGAAACTGCAGAATATAATGAACTGGCCAGGTATTTTACTTTTGCTGATTCTATTTATGAACTGGAAAAATTAAGACGGCGTGGTACTTATAAAGAGGGTGCTGTACTGGCCCTTCAGATGAGTGAAACGGCAAAACAGCTGGATACACTTAGCTTAAATTTTAAAAAGGGGCGTAAACTCAAGCCTGATCAGCTAAAAATGGCTGCTGAGGTTACCTTAAGTTTAAAACAACGGTTAAAAGGTTTTTATCAGTTTTATATGGATTATGAGCCGGGTTTTACCTGGTGGGCGCCTAAACCCTACGAAAGACTCGATCTGGCATTAAGCAATTATGCCAAACTGTTTGCCGATAAAAGCGATACAGGTTTAGTTAAATTAGATAAACCCGAAATAAAAGGAACGCCGATTGGCCGGGAGGAATTAATCAGGCAATTAAATGCAGAGCTTATTCCTTATACGCCAGAACAGTTGATCCAGCTTGCCGAAAAAGAATTTAAATATTGCGATGAAGAATTGCTAAAGGCCTCGGCAGCTATGGGTTATGGAAAGGACTGGAAAAAAGCGCAGGAAAAAATAAAAAACAGTTACGTGCCTTTGGGCAAACAGGCCGAATTAATTGTAAAACTGCAGAACGATGCCTTAACTTTTATAAAAGACAATGATCTCATCAATATACCTGCATTGGCCGAAGAAACCTGGGGCATGGTTATGATGTCGGCCGAACGCCAGTTGGTTAACCCGTTTTTTACCGGAGGGCGAGAAATCAGTATCTCTTATCCCACCAATTCGATGGAAGAAGACGATAAATTGATGAGTATGCGTGGCAACAATCCGTATTTTTCGAGGGGAACGGTGCAACATGAACTATTGCCGGGGCATCATTACCAGTATTTCATTAACAACCGTTATAAAAGTTACCGGGAGCCGTTTACAACACCTTTTAGTGTAGAAGGCTGGCCATTGTATTGGGAATTATTGCTTTATGATAAAGGTTTTGCCAAAACTCCGGAAGAAAAGATGGGCATGCTTTTCTGGCGCATGCACCGCTGTGCTAGGATTCTCTTTTCGTTAAACTTCCACCTTGGTAAATGGACACCACAACAATGCGTCGATTTCTTAGTCGACCGTGTAGGGCACGAACGCGCCAATGCAGAAGGCGAGGTACGCAGATCTTTCAAAGGCGACTACAGTCCATTGTACCAGGTGGCCTACCTCACTGGCGGCCTTCAGCTTTTTGCCTTAAAGAAAGAACTGGTTGATGGTGGTAAAATGAGTTTTAAAGCCTTTCATGATGCGGTGATTAAAGAAAACCTTATTCCGGTAGAAATGATCAGGGCTACTTTAACCAATCAGCCACTCACACGCGATTTTATGACTACCTGGCATTTTTACGATCAGCTTAAATAACCAATAGCAAAATACCGAACCAAACAACCAAACAACCAAACAAACAGACTATGGATCAGGAAACCACACAATTTAAACCCTCCCTCAAATTAATGGATGCCACTATGCTTGTCGCCGGGAGTATGATCGGATCAGGTATTTTTATTGTAAGTGCAGATATTACACGTAATGTGGGCAGTTCGGGTTGGTTATTGGTGGTATGGCTTATCACCGGTTTTATGACACTTACTGCTGCTTTAAGTTATGGCGAATTGAGTGCCATGTTCCCAAAAGCTGGCGGACAATACATTTATTTAAAAG
Proteins encoded:
- a CDS encoding 4-hydroxyproline epimerase; this encodes MSKTFFCVDAHTCGNPVRLVAGGGPQLIGSNMSEKRQHFLKEFDWIRTGLMFEPRGHDMMSGSILYPPHDPANDVAVLFIETSGCLPMCGHGTIGTITIAIEEGLIKPKIPGVIRMEAPAGLVLIEYKQEGRKVKSVKLKNVASYLAAENLEIECPDLGTLTFDVAYGGNFYAIVDPQDNFPGLENYTASQLITWSQTIRKRINEKYTFVHPLDPTINGCSHVLWTGKTIDPTSTARNAVFYGDKAIDRSPCGTGTSARLAQWFAKGKLKQGEDFIHESFIGSKFIGKVEEVVDLNGIKAIIPSVEGWAKVYGYNTIKIDAEDDPYAHGFQVI
- a CDS encoding NAD(P)/FAD-dependent oxidoreductase, whose translation is MSKVLIIGGGIVGLTSAYYLQKKGYEVTILDKGDITDNCSFGNAGMIVPSHFVPLAAPGMLKQGIRWMFDSKSPFYVRPSLNGNLINWGLKFMKYATAKHVSQSAEPLRDLSLLSKKLYEDLAKEPDFDFELTHNGILAYYKTEKAGEEEAHLAARAIELGLDMAVLSAAECSVLQPDLKLDVLGAVHYRCDAHLYPAKLMNALLKYLTANGVKIERGKEVDKIETAGNRIMKVFTGNEAWDADQYVIATGSWSPAVAKMADIKISLMPGKGYSFMEPEPQNRLTIPALLCEARVAITPMNGQIRYGGTMELDKINTRINMQRVKGIVESVPAYFPDLKPAIPAEKDIWYGFRPSSPDGLPYIGRSNKRENLVIATGHGMMGLSLGPATGLLVSQLIDGAATELELKPFVVAR
- a CDS encoding AraC family transcriptional regulator; this translates as MKVLPFTMLVPDDKSVISEHIELPYFYQYLHRHDEWQITYIEKGEGTLIAGNDMHAFRSGDIFVIGAKLPHLFKSNPEYFAPNNHKTIKACSVYFNPYGILASLFNLPEMKMASAFLAKNKHGFKIPVGFTKDIVAKLFDVHQASGVDVLFNFLKLVNGLQDLNENVESLCSDMYSSNVSENEGMRLSKIINFITENYNNQISLEDVANAAFMTPQAFCRYFKKHTGHTFVSFLNEVRINDACKSLISGEKADCISGVAYKAGFNSITNFNRVFKSIIGQSPRAYIDTYNSVSRVNYVGA
- a CDS encoding DUF885 family protein, which encodes MQREYHFSAFLLILILFSSVVASAQSTNASIYEQTSEMGTLIVGYQKDVDAINDFYYPYAAGGYYSYPMTTFKSPEQRKRLQDINNDYLQKLKSAPFETFSIYGKVDYILLKKEIESSVWLLNKETAEYNELARYFTFADSIYELEKLRRRGTYKEGAVLALQMSETAKQLDTLSLNFKKGRKLKPDQLKMAAEVTLSLKQRLKGFYQFYMDYEPGFTWWAPKPYERLDLALSNYAKLFADKSDTGLVKLDKPEIKGTPIGREELIRQLNAELIPYTPEQLIQLAEKEFKYCDEELLKASAAMGYGKDWKKAQEKIKNSYVPLGKQAELIVKLQNDALTFIKDNDLINIPALAEETWGMVMMSAERQLVNPFFTGGREISISYPTNSMEEDDKLMSMRGNNPYFSRGTVQHELLPGHHYQYFINNRYKSYREPFTTPFSVEGWPLYWELLLYDKGFAKTPEEKMGMLFWRMHRCARILFSLNFHLGKWTPQQCVDFLVDRVGHERANAEGEVRRSFKGDYSPLYQVAYLTGGLQLFALKKELVDGGKMSFKAFHDAVIKENLIPVEMIRATLTNQPLTRDFMTTWHFYDQLK